The genome window CCGTCGATGCCGGCGAGCAGCAGGGCGGAGAACGCGAGGTACGGGTTGGACGACGGGTCCGGGAAGCGGGTCTCGATGCGCTTCGCCTTCGGGTTCGTGCCCGTGATCGGGATACGAACGGCCGCGGAGCGGTTGCGCGAGGAGTAGACCAGCGAGATCGGGGCCTCGAAGCCCGGCACCAGGCGGTGGTAGGAGTTCACCGTCGGGTTGGTGAACGCGAGCACCGAGGCGGCGTGCTTCAGGATGCCGCCGATGTACCAGCGCGCCATGTCCGAGAGACCGCCGTAGCCGGCCTCGTCGTAGAAGAGCGGCTCGCCCTCGTTCCAGATGGACTGGTGGACGTGCATGCCCGAGCCGTTGTCGCCGAAGAGCGGCTTCGGCATGAAGGTGACCGACTTCCCGGCCTCCCACGCGACGTTGCGGACGATGTACTTGAACTTCATGATGTCGTCCGCCGCCTTGAGCAGCGTGTCGAACTTGTAGTTGATCTCTGCTTGGGCAGCGGTGCCGACCTCGTGGTGGGCGCGCTCGACGAGCAGACCCGACTCCTCGAGGGCCTTGACCATGTCGTCACGCAGGTCCTGCGTGCCGTCGGTCGGCGTCACCGGGAAGTAACCGCCCTTGGTGCGGACCTGGTAGCCGCGGTTGGCGGTGCCGTCCGGGTTGGTGTCGGCGCCGGTGTTCCAGACGCCCTCGGCCGAGTCGATCTCGTAGAACGAGTGGTTCATGCCGGTGGAGAACTTCACCTTGTCGAAGATGAAGAACTCGGCCTCGGGGGCGAAGAACGCGGTGTCGCCGATGCCGGTGCTCTCGAGGTAGGCCAGCGCCTTGCGCGCGATGTTGCGCGGGTCGCGGGAGTAGGCCTCGCCCGTGATCGGGTCGTGGACGAAGTAGAGGAGCGCGAGGGTCTTCGACTTGCGGAACGGGTCGACGTACGCCGTCGAGACGTCCGGGTAGAGCGCCATGTCGGACTCGTGGATCGACTGGAAGCCACGGATCGAGGAGCCGTCGAAGGCCATCGGGTCGAGGTTGAACGACGACACCGGCACCGTCAGGTGCTGCTGGATGCCGGGAAGGTCGACGAAGCGCACGTCGACGAACTCGACGCCCTCGTCCTTGATGAACTTGAGAAGCTCATCGCCAGTGCTGAACATGCGTCCTCCATGCTGGGTCGGAAATCGTTCCGCACGCTACTCGGGGCGTGTTTCAGGGAGGTAACAGGGTCTCTACGAACGACTACGTGATGCCTGAGAAGTTCCCGCGAGCTGCCGCCACGTCTCCAGCGTCACGGTCGCCGAGCCGACGGCCAGGTCGTGCAGGCCGCGCCCGTCCGGCTTGAAGATCAGCGGCGGTACGACGACGGCGACCAGGATCTGCCGCGCGAGTGCGCCCACGAGGTTGATCGGACGCGGATCACCACTGACCCGGACGGTCCGCAACCGGGTCGCGATCTTCCCGAAGCTGCCCCCGGCGAGCGCGGAGAAGAGCGCCGTCTCCAGCACGAAGACGATCAGCACGTAGAACTGCTCGGGGCCGCCCTGGTCGGCGTACGCACTCCATCCGACGAAGAGGACGACCACCAG of Nocardioides sp. Kera G14 contains these proteins:
- the glnA gene encoding type I glutamate--ammonia ligase, with amino-acid sequence MFSTGDELLKFIKDEGVEFVDVRFVDLPGIQQHLTVPVSSFNLDPMAFDGSSIRGFQSIHESDMALYPDVSTAYVDPFRKSKTLALLYFVHDPITGEAYSRDPRNIARKALAYLESTGIGDTAFFAPEAEFFIFDKVKFSTGMNHSFYEIDSAEGVWNTGADTNPDGTANRGYQVRTKGGYFPVTPTDGTQDLRDDMVKALEESGLLVERAHHEVGTAAQAEINYKFDTLLKAADDIMKFKYIVRNVAWEAGKSVTFMPKPLFGDNGSGMHVHQSIWNEGEPLFYDEAGYGGLSDMARWYIGGILKHAASVLAFTNPTVNSYHRLVPGFEAPISLVYSSRNRSAAVRIPITGTNPKAKRIETRFPDPSSNPYLAFSALLLAGIDGIKNKIEPPAPIDKDIYELPPDEKAEIAQVPTSLNAVLDALEADHDFLTVGDVFTEDLIEMWIDYKRNNEILPVQLRPHPHEFELYYDI
- a CDS encoding RDD family protein, producing the protein MNPAFATAGWARRILALFVDWIASTLVVVLFVGWSAYADQGGPEQFYVLIVFVLETALFSALAGGSFGKIATRLRTVRVSGDPRPINLVGALARQILVAVVVPPLIFKPDGRGLHDLAVGSATVTLETWRQLAGTSQASRSRS